Part of the Geobacter pickeringii genome, TAGCGTCGTTGCAGGTGGCCTTTTCGTAGATCATGACGGCGTTGCTGGCGCTGTTGATGGAGCGGGTCCGGGCGCGGGCAAGCCCCCTCTTCGTGGCGTCGTTGTAGAGTCGTGCCGAATTTCCGTCATAGTAGCCGGACTGGTAGACCACGCTTCCGCCGGCGTCCTTTACCGCAAGGCTCACCCACATCCGGCGGCCGTCAGGATAGCCTGAAGGGAACTTGTGGCCGGTGTTGTTGGTCACCCTGACCCTGACCCTCCAGATGCCGTTGCCGGTAATATTGGTGCCCGTCAAGGTGGGAGGGGTCGTGACCTGGACGCTCACCGCGTCCCGGAGCGAGATCTCGGTATTGCGCTGGGCCCGGTCCCACATGGTGCTCCGGTCGGAGAGCATGCCGGGGAAGACGCGCGGGTCGTGGCCGGTGGGGGCGCCGACCACCTCCAGGTCGACCTCGGGATAGAGGACCTTCATCATCTGGGGGAGGTCGCGGTTGGCGCCGGCAAATTTGTGGAACGAGGTCCCGCCGCCGATGTTCCGGTCCTTGGCGTAGGGGGACCAGCCGGAGAGGAGGGGGTCGGGGTTGAGCGACACCTGGGCGTTGTCCGCATACTCGTGCTTTGCCACCGGCATGTGGCACCCCTGGCAGCGGGTGTCGGTCATGCCGGGGACCGCTCCCCGGCCGAAGGCGCTGTACTTCCATTCGGTGAAGGTCCGCTGCTCAGGCATGCCGTGGTTCAGAACCGGGATCGTCACTTCGTGGCAGGCGCCGCAGAATTCGGAGGATTTGACGAAATCGCTGATCCGCGTCGAATGCTCCGGCGAGATGGCCCCCCAGATGGCGTCGGGAGTCACCCCCGCCTCGGTCTGGAAGGAGAGGGAGCCGTCGGGGTTGTACTGGATCACGTCCCCATTCGTGTTGGTCGCCGGCATGCCCGGCGGGGGAGGGTGGATCAGCCCGGTGTACCACCATGGATAGACCCCGTAGGTCTGGCCGGTGTAGGCGGTGCCGGTGAGAAGCAGATCGCTGAAGCTGAGTTCCATGTTTCCGCCGTATTTGGCCCCATAGGACATGCCGTCATGGAACTGGAGGGTCGCCTCGCCATAGGGGTTCCCCGCCCCCGGCCCCTGCGGGAAGGGAGAACCGGCGTGGGGCCAGTCGGAGATGCCGGAGAGCATGTTCCACACCGGGTCGGTCTGGTTCAGGTCGGGCCGCTTCATGGTCACCGCGCCGATGGCGCGATGGCAGGTCTCGCACATGACCCCTTCGTCGTCGGTCGAGAGAATGATGCTATGGATGGTGTCGGTTCCGTCGGCCGCCCCGCCGAGCTTCGGGTCGAAGCGGCCCGACAGCCAGCCGTTGGGGGAGTGGCAGCGGTAGCAGAGATTGCCGGCACCGTCGCCGGCGCCGCTATTCTTGACGGTGCTGTTGGCTATGATCTGGTTCGCCCGGAACACCGGGTCCCGCATGGCGCTGGCCATGGTCGTCCCGGCCCAGTTGCCTCCGTGTCCTGCCTGCTGGTCGATGGTCCCTCCGTGGCAGGCCATGCAGGTGACCGGGAACTCGAAGACGTTGTACGGGGCGGGGAAGGTGATGTTGGGGAGTTCCTGCTGCTGCGCTCCCGGATTCGGCACCGACGTGCCGGCTGGCGAGCGCCTGCCGGGGACGTCGGCAGAGGCGATCCCGGTCAGGACCAGGACGGTCAGGAAAACCAGGAACGTCGCGGACACCCGCCCCCAGGCCGTCGTACCTCCCACGGAATTGCTCTGGTTATTCATGGTCGTTCCCCCTTTGCGTTCTTCACCTGCTCTGGACATCGATCCTCGTCGACCTGTTGGACAAAAGCAGATCTGTGCCACGGGTCGCCAGTGGTTACGTATCCCTCCCTGAGGCACATATCGTGCGGTTCTCACGGCTCCGTCCCTTTTTTCTGCACGGTCGCCTGCCGGGGGTGGAGGGTGAGGGTGAGTTTTCCCTCGAATCGCTCGTTGCCGGTAAAAACCCCCTCTCCCGACACCCACCGGCTGGGGGGAGTCAATCGCGGCGCCGTCATCCTGGCATCGAGCTCACCCTGGGCGGTCGCCGGGTTGAAGGAGAGATCGGCAGTGAGGTCTCCCCTGATGACCGCCGGGACGTGGCGGGTCTTCACCGACGGCGAGCCGGCAAGGGTCCAGCTCCCCTGGAGATACCAGCGCCCCCCCTTCTGGTCCGGGGTGTCCCGGTGTGGAGAGATGGCAGTCAGTATGAGCCGGAACTTCCCCTGCGGAACGGGGACATCCTCCCCCACGGCGACGGCGTCAGCCTCCACCGTATAGCCGCTGTTCAGGGTCCCCTCGCCGGTCTCGCTGCTCTGGCCGCTCCGCACCACTTTGGCGTTGGTCAGCTGCCAGCTCACCTCCTGAGGAGCAGCCTGCCGCATCGGGGGCGCCGGTGGTTCAGTGGCGCCGACAACTGCGGCGATACAAGCCAGCAGGGGAAGGAAAAATCCGGTCACGCGCACCGTCTGGCGGTAGGGGATCATCCTTGTTCTCCTTTCTCGCCTCATCTCCTCCGGGGCTCAGCAAAACCAGAGAGCGGTATCGGGTCATGCCGATGACCGACCCGCTTCGTTCATCATCGCGCCTCTGCGCAATGGAGAACTCTTCGCCTCGCGGTTCACGGCGGGGACGACTCCTCCGAACGGCAGTTGTATTTTGTTAGAAAACTTTTACCAGATGAACGGCCTCGGGCATGATGGGCTCTGTCTGAAAATGATTTAAGAAAATGGCGGAGGGACTATCGGGGTTTGTCCTACGGGGGGGATTGAACCGGCGACTAACGGGGCAATGCCCCCATCAGTCGATGGCGGGGGGGGCGTCAGGCAAGACGATGCTCCAGTGCATAACGGGTAAGTTCGGCGTTGTTCCGCATGTTCATCTTCCTGAGAATATGGGAGCGGTGGGTACTGATGGTCTTCACGCTCAGGCAGAGTTCATCCGCGATCTTGCCGACCGTCTTGCCCGCCGCGATGAAGCAGAGCACCTGGAACTCCCGGTTGGAGAGGAGGGTGTGAAGGGGCTTGTTCGATGGGGATTCCAGGGAGGTGACGAGACATTCCGCCACGGTGGGGCTGATGTATTTCTTGCCGAGGCTCAGGCGATCCAGGGCTTTCATGAGCTCGCGGGACGGACTCCCCTTGGTCACGTAGCCTGCGGCACCGAGACGGAAGGCACGAAGTGCATACTGCTCCTCGGGGTGCATGCTGAGCACCAGGACCGGGAGGGTCGGCTTCAGGGCCTTTACCTCTGCCAGCACCTCCAGGCCGCTGCGGCCAGGCATCGAGATGTCGAGCAGCAGCAGGTCGTAATCTTGAGCCTTGATCCTCTCCAGCACGTCCTGGGCGGTATCGGCCTCATCAACCGTTGCGGGATTGAGGGTCTTGGCCAGGACCTGTTTCAGCCCTTCCCGAAAGATAGCATGATCGTCAGCTATGAGGATTCTTCTGAGCAGTCCCATTGTGTACCTCCCCCATCTTCAGCGGGATCCGTGCCAGCACGACGGTACCCCGGCCGGGACCGCCGCAGATTCTCACCTTTCCACCAAGAGCGGCGGCCCGCTCCCGCATGCCGATCAGGCCGAATGAGATGGTCGAGTTCAGCTGGTTTCGGGCGATCCCCTTGCCGTTGTCCCGTACCGCAAGCACCATCCTGTTTCGTCTCCGGGTGAGACGTGCCTTCACCATGGTAGCCCCGGCGTGGCGCAGGACGTTGGTCAGGGACTCCTGGAATATCCGGAAAAGCGCGATGGACATCTCCTGGCCCGGATCGGAGATGTCCGGGGCCACGGTCATCTCGCAGCGGATTCCGCTCTTCTTTTCGACCTCTCGCGCCTGCCACTCCAGTGCATCCGCAAGCCCCAGCTCGTCGAGCATGAGGGGGCGCAACGCGGCACAGAGCCGCTGGACGGTCTTGACGGTGTCGCTGATCAGCAGGGACATCTCCTGGGTCTGACGGTGGAGATATGTCTGGTTCGGCCGCAGTTCCCGCTCGATGAGCGCCACCGAAAGCTGCAGTGTCGCCAGGGTCTGCCCGAGTTCATCATGTATTTCCCGGGTAATGGCGGCCCGTTCCTCTTCCCTGACCCTCTGGAGGTGATTGGAGAGATTACGAAGTTGTTCCCGCGACGTGAACAGCTCCACTTCGAAGCGTTTTCTCTCGGTAATATCCTCCTTGACCGCAACGAAATTGGTAATGACCCCTTTCGCATTCACCACCGGCGCAATGGATGCAGACTCCCAATAGATCTCACCATTCTTCTTCCGGTTGACAAACTCGCCGCGCCATTCCCGACCCGACAGAATCGTCCCCCAGAGCTGCCGATATTCCTCGGCGGTTGTGTAGCCGGTTTTCAGGATGTTCGGATTTTTGCCGACAGCCTCTTCCAGGGAATAGCCGGTCAACTCCGAGAACTTGGGGTTCACGTACTCAATGGTGCCGGCCTTGTCGGCGATGACTATGCAGCTCGGGCTCTGCTCCACGGCACGGGATAGCGTGCGGACCTTCTCCTCCGTCCGCCGCCGCTCAGTGACATCGTGGAGAACCTCAAGCATGGCGAGGGTGCCGTTCTCCCCTGCGACCGGCGAGGCGGAGATTTCGAAGTAACGACCGCTCCTGAGCGACTGCCACTCCACCTTCTGCGGTTTGCCGGAAATGAAGACGTGATGGCGGCACCAGGGGCAGAGCTCCGTACTGCCGGAGAAATACTCGTAGCACTTGCGTCCGGCAACCGGTCCGAACTCCCGTTCAAGGGCGCTGTTGATGTATTCGATCTCGTAGCGCTGGTTAACAATATAGACGCCGTCCTCCATGGCGTCGAGGATTCCTCTGAGCTTGTTCCGTTCGAGTTTCAGGGCCTCCGCGGTCCGGTTGCGCTCGGTGGTCTGCATGACCAGCGGGCGAAAAATCAGATGGATGAACACAGGGATCAGCAGGAGGAGCAGGAAGAGCGAATCGATGATGGTCGTGAGCCAGAGAGGGAGAGGCGGCAGGTGCGCCAGAATGACCATTACCAGGGCTTCGGCGGAGGATATCCCAAGAGCAATGACGACGACCAGCCGAAAGGGAAAGCCGTAGAGCCTTTTGAGTCCCTTTGGGGGATTCCCCATTAATCCTCCCTACCACCCCGTTGCTGAAACATTCGCTCCTGGGGACGATCATGAAGGCTGGTCGGGGGAGATGCAGGCGTGACCGGTCGTTTCAGAGGTACCCGGCCTTCAGAAAGAGCATCTTTTGTTCTCCTGATGGAGATGTCTGCGGGTGCGTTGATGGCTGCTAATGGTGTGCAACTAACCTTATCACGTTCCGGGCCAAGTTCAAGCAGTGCCCTGGCGGCGTAATCCTGCTTCTGTCCGGTCGGTGCGGGTCAGGCGTCGGGGGATTTTCCTGAGGATGGGGGCCTTGCTATTGCCCCCGCGCCAGAAGGGTCCGATGGACCATGAGGTCGAAGAGCTCCTCCAGGTCCGACTGGACGGCGGCCGATTCGATGATGCCGAGGGCCCGGGCGATGGCCTCGAAGGTGGCCACCCCTTCGGGATGGCATTCGCGGCGGATCCCCCAGCGGGTCGGAGGGCCGGCGGGGAGCCGGACCATTTCGGCGTGCTCGAGCCCGGGGAGCCTTCTTCCCATGCGGGACGCCTGGCGCCAGGTGCCGTCGGGCACCACCAGGGTCACCGGTCGGCGGTCCGCCGCCAGGAGCGCGCCGTCCAGCACGGGGACGTCGTCGCCGGGGTAGAGGAGAAGGGTCCGGCGGTGGGGGGTGTCGAGGTCGCGAAAGTCGAGGGGGCGTTCCCGATGGCCGTGGATGCGCAGTTCGCTGTTGGGAAGCGCCGTCAGGGCCAGGGGGCCGGTGGCGGTGGTCTTGATCCATTCGCGGTGGTGCATCACGAGGACGAGACGGGTCCCGAGGTCGTGGCGGGGGATGGAGGAACAGAGGCAGAGGGGGAGGTGCAGGCGGCATCGCCGGCAGCGTTCGGTTCGTTTTGATCGGGTACCCATGGTTCATCACGCTCACTGGTTGTTGGTAGGGTGAGGGTACCATTCGACACGGATTCAGGGGAAGAGGAATCTGAAAGACGAGGGCGGTGAAGACGGAAGAAGCGGACGACCGCTTTTTAATCTTTATTAATGGGATGAGTCGCTCGGTCGTTTCCTCGCCAGTCTCGACCTGATTTTGCGATGATAGCTGGTTTTATAAGCAATTTTTGGCGACCATGCCCACGCCCTCCTTCGTGATAGCCACGTTTTTAATCTTGCAGGAAAAATCTTTTTGGGGTAATCAAGGGACAAAATGACCCGCCGCCCGGGACATAATGATACAGTGTGGGACAAAATGATACATGGTGCGGGTCGAAAGAGTGGTCGGAATGTGTGTCTTCGGCCCGCTCACTGTTCGTGATATCGCTCTGTTACGGTGCTGTTGGCCGGCCCTGGCGAAAAAAACCGGGTTGGCACATATGTTGATGTATACGTGGAGATGTTTTGCGAATGATTTGTAATTATTAATCAAAGCGTGCGCCGGTAGTTACTGCCAGGGCAGATGCCGGTCAGAACGCGCAAAATCACATGTTAGGGGGTTGTATGGGAAAAGAGGCTTTTCTTCGTGACGGCGTTTCACGAAGGGATTTCATCAAGACGTGCGTCGCTGCCACGGCCGTTATGGGGTTGCCGTACAGCATGCACACCAAGGTCGCCGAGGCGGCCCAGAGGGCAAACAAGCCGCCGGTGATCTGGCTCCACTTCCAGGAGTGCACCGGCTGTTCCGAGTCGCTGCTCCGCGCCGGCCACCCCGATGTCGCCTCGCTGATCCTCGACATGATCTCCCTGGACTACCATGAGACCCTCATGATCGGTTCGGGGCACCAGGCGGAGCAGTCGCTCCACGATTCCATGAAGGCCAACCACGGCAAGTACATCCTGGTGGTGGAAGGGGCAATCCCGACCAAGGACAAGGGGATCTACTGCAAGGTGGGCGGAACCACCGCCATCGACTCCCTCACCCGGGCCGCCGAGGGTGCCGCCGCCATCATCACCATCGGCACCTGCGCCGCCTACGGCGGAATCCAGTCGTCGCCGCCGAACCCGACCGGCGCCGTGGGGGTCCGCGACATCATCAAGAACAAGCCGATCGTCAACATCCCGGGCTGTCCGCCGAACCCGTACAACTTCCTCTCCACGGTCCTCTACTTCCTGACCTTCAACAAGCTCCCCGAGCTCGATTCCCTCGGCCGTCCGAAGTTCGCCTACGGCCGCAAGATCCACGAGCACTGCGAGCGCCGCCCCCACTTCGACGCGGGGCGCTTCGCCACCGCCTACGGCGACAAGACCCACGCCGAGGGGTACTGCCTCTACAAGCTCGGCTGCAAGGGGCCGGCGACCTTCGCCAACTGTTCCGTGCAGCGCTTCAACGACGCCGGCGTCTGGCCGGTCTCCGTGGGGCACCCCTGCATCGGCTGCACCGAGCCGGAGATCCTCTTCCGCAAGCCCATCGCCGAGAAGCTCCAGATCCACCTGCCGACGCCCCCCGATACCTACGCGCCGGCCGACCTGGGACAGAAGGGCCCCGGCGTGAGCCCGCTCGCAACGGGTGTCGTCGGCATCGCCGGCGGCGTGGCCCTGGGCGCTGGCGCCATGCTGGCGAAAAAGCTGCCCAGCGGGGAGGAAGGTCATGAAAAGCACGACTAGACGCGACTTTCTCAAGATGATGGGGCTCACCGGCGCCGCCTGCCTGGCGAGCGCCGCTCCCCTCTGCGCCTCCACCGGACCCGCTGCCGACAGCGAAACCGCCATCGCCATGCTCTACGACGCCACCAAGTGCGTCGGCTGCAAGGCGTGCATGGCGGCCTGCAAGCGGGTGAACATGGACCAGAACAACCTCTCCTACGAGCGGCTCCCCTCCGACAAGGACCAGCTCTGGGATGCCCCCAAGGACCTGTCGGGGAGCACCCGGACGGTCATCAAGCTCTACAAGGAGAGCGACACCCGCTTCTCCTACGTGAAGCACTCCTGCATGCACTGCACGAAGCCGGGGTGCGTCTCCGCCTGCCCGGTGAAGGCGATGACCAAGGACCCGGTGACCGGCGTGGTGGCCTACGACAAGAACCGCTGCATCGGCTGCCGCTACTGCCAGGTGGCCTGCCCCTACAACATCCCCCGCTTCCAGTGGGACAAGGCGATCCCCCAGATCGTCAAGTGCGACTTCTGCAAGGAGACGAACCTGAAGAGCAAAGGGGTCCCCGCCTGCGGCGAGACCTGTCCCGCCGGCGCCATCACCTTCGGCAAGCGGAAGGAGCTGCTGGCCGAAGCCCACGACCGGATCAAGGCGAGCCCCGACCGGTATCTCCCCAAGGTCTACGGCGAGAAGGAAGTGGGTGGGGCCAACCACCTCTACCTGGCCGCCTTCCCCTTCAAGAAGCTGGGATTGCCGGAGCTGAAGGAGGAGTCCCCCGCGGCCCTCTCGGAGCATATCCAGCACACCATCTACAAGGGGTTTGCCGCGCCGGTGGCCCTCTACGGCGCCCTCTGCGTGGTCGCCATGAAGAACAAGAAGGCCCAGGAAAAACTCGGACACGGGGAGGACGACTAAGATGGGATCTCATCACGACGAATATCAGGTCCAGCCTGGTAAGATCTTCACCAAACCGTTCTTCATCCTGCTCGCCCTGGTGGTGTTCGGCTTCGGCCTCATCGCCTACCGGTTCTTCGCCGGCGTCGGCGCCGTGACGGGGCTCTCCGACGGCTATCCGTGGGGGATCTGGATCGCCTACGACGTCGCTACCGGCACGGCGTTTGCCTGCGGCGGCTACGCCCTGGCGCTCCTCATCTACATCATGAACCGGTGGAAGTACCACCCGCTGATCCGCTCGGCGCTCCTCACCAGCGTCTTCGGTTACTGCCTCGCCGGCTTCTCGGTCATGGTGGACCTCGGCCGCTACTGGAACGCCTACAGCTTCTTCCTTCCGACCCGGTGGCAGCCGAACTCCATCATGTTCGAGGTGGCGCTCTGCGTCATGACCTACTCCATGGTTCTCATCATCGAGTTCCTCCCGGCGGTCCTCTACACCCTGGAGCACAGCAAGTGGAGATGGGTGCGGGAGTCGGCCCACTGGCTCTACCCGCGGCTTCTCCCCGACCGCGAGGCGCTCCACTCCGGGCTCACGGTGGTGAGCAAGGTGGCGGGGCACATGCAGGTGCGGCTCGACAAGGTGCTGATCTTCTTCATCGTCCTCGGCATTACGCTGCCGTCCATGCACCAGTCGTCCCTCGGCTCCATGATGATCGTGGCGGGAGAGAAGCTGAACCCCCTCTGGCAGACCGGTTTCCTGCCGCTGCTCTTCCTCATCAACTGCATCTTCATCGGCTACGCCACGGTGATGTTCGAGTCCATCGTCTCCTCCTACGGCTTCAAGCGGGCCTATGAGGTACACGAGATCGCCGGCATCGCCAAGATCGTCCCGATGGTTGCCGGACTCTGGATGGCGGTCCGCTTCGGCGACCTCATCTGGCGCCACCAGATTCCGGCCATCTTCGCCTTCGACAAGAACTCCTGCTTCTTCCTCCTGGAGGTCCTCCTCATCGGCGGCGGCGCCTTCATGCTGCTGTCGAAGAAGAACCGCCTCTCCCCGCGGATGCTCTTCATCAGCGGCGCGATCCTGATGCTCGGCGGCGGGCTCTTCCGCTTCAACGTCTACCTCATCGGGTTCAACCCGGGGGCGGGGTGGAGCTACTTCCCCTCCTTCGCCGAGTTCATGATCACCGTCGGGATCATCGCTCTGGAAATCCTCGGCTACCTGGTGCTGGTCAAGATCTTCCCGGTCATGCCGAATCCGAAGAAGCACTTTGCGGAGGCTGAGGAAGAGGAAGAAAGTCTGGTCGGCGATACCGTGCCGGTCAAGGTGTACGCGGGAAAGTAGGGGCGCCGCTTGCTGCGCCCGTCCATGACCTATCCTGCAGGGGCGCCGCAAGCGGCAAGTGTGCCGCACGCAGCGCCCCTGCATAGAATCAAAAATATTTTCGGAGGAAATACATGTCTAAACGCATCACCATCGACCCCATCACCCGGATCGAGGGTCACCTGAGAATCGACGTGGAAGTGAACGGCGGACAGGTTTCGAAAGCCTGGTCGTCGGCCCAGATGTGGCGCGGCATCGAGACCATCCTGAAGGGGCGCGACCCCCAGGACGCCTGGTCCTACGTCCAGCGCTTCTGCGGCGTCTGCACCACGGTCCACGCCATCTCCTCCATCCGCGCCGTTGAGCACGCCCTGAACGTGGAGGTGCCGCTCAACGCCCAGTACATCCGCAACATCATGATCGCCCAGCACTCGGTGCAGGATCACATCGTCCACTTCTACCACCTCTCGGCCCTGGACTGGGTCGACATCGTCTCGGCGCTGAAGGCCGATCCGAAGAAGGCCGCGGCAATCGCCCAGAGCCTCTCCGACTGGCCGGGGAACAGCGAGAAGGAGTTCAAGGCGGTCCAGGACAAGCTGAAGGCCTTCGTCGAGGGTGGACAGCTCGGCATCTTCGCCTCCGGCTACTGGGGTCACCCGGCCATGAAGCTGCCCCCCGAGGTGAACCTCATCGCCGTGGCCCACTACCTGAAGGCCCTCGACTACCAGCGCAAGGCGGCCCAGGCCGTGGCGGTCCTCGGCGGCAAGAACCCCCACATCCAGAACCTGGTGGTGGGTGGCGTCGCCACCGCCATCAACATGGAGAACCTCGCCACCCTCAACATGGAGCGGATCGCCTACCTGCGCCAGCTCATGACCGAGACCCGCGACTTCGTCCAGAAGGTCTACTACCCGGACCTCATCGCCATCGCCTCCTTCTACAAGGACTGGTTCAAGTACGGCGCCGGCGTCACCAACTACCTGGCGGTCCCCGAGTTCGCCGAAGACACCAAGAACACCAAGTTCGCCCTGGCGGGGGGGATGATCTACAACGGCGACCTCGCCACCTTCAAGCCGATCACCACCCACCAGGACCAGGCGCTCATCCAGGGGATCACCGAAGGGGTGGCCCACGCCTGGTACGAAGGGGCCCAGTCCCTCCATCCGTGGGAAGGGGAGACCAAGCCCGAGTACACCGACTTCCAGGAGAACGGCAAGTACTCGTGGTGCAAGTCGCCGCGCTTCAACGGCAAGGCGATGCAGGTCGGGCCGCCGGCCCAGGTCATGGCCGCCTACGCCACCGGCAACCCGAAGGTCAAGAAACTGGTGGACGACGCTGCCGCCAAGCTCGGCATCGGCCTGAAGGATATCCACTCCACCATGGGGCGGCTCTTCGCCCGCGGCGTCCGGGCCCACGTCATGGCCGACCTCTCCCTCGACTACCTCGACAAGCTGGTGGCCAACATCGGCAAGGGTGACACCACCTACGCCAACCCCACCGAGATCCCGAGCGGCGAGTACAAGGGGGTCGGCTTCCACGAGGCGCCCCGCGGGACCCTCTCCCACTGGATCGTCATCGAAGGGAAGAAGATCAAGAACTACCAGGCGGTGGTCCCCTCCACCTGGAACGCCTCTCCCCGCGACGAGCACGGCCAGCCCGGCCCTTACGAGGCATGCCTCGTGGGGAACCCGGTGGCCCAGCCCGAGAAGCCGCTGGAAGTGTTGCGGACCATCCACTCCTTCGACCCCTGCATCGCCTGCGCGGTCCACACGGTCGACCCGGAGGGGAAAGAGATCACCAAGGTCAAGGTGCTGTAGGCAATTGGTACGTAGGGGCAATTCAAACGTAGGGGCAATTCATGAATTGCCCCTACACCTGAGGATTTATATGAGAACCCTTATTTTCGGCGCCGGCAACCTGATCCTCTCGGACGAGGGGTTCGGCGTCCACGTGGTCAAGTATCTTGAAGACAACTACACCTTCCCCGAGGAGGTGGAGCTTTTCGACGGCGGCACCCTCGGCATCATGGTCACCCACAAGATCGAGGAGGCCGAGCGGGTCTACATCGTCGACACCCTCGACACCGCCGGCGAGCCGGGGGATGTCTTCCGCTACGAGAAGGAAGACATCATGCTGAACCGCCTGCCGGTGAAGCTCTCGCCTCACCAGATCGGCATCCAGGAGATGCTCTACATCAGCGAGATGCGGGGCGGGTGTCCCGATGCCATCAGCCTCCTGGGGGTCATTCCCAAATCCTTCGATCCGGGGAACGAGCTCTCCCCATCCCTGAACGAAAAGCTGCCGCAGGTGGCGCGCCTCCTGGTGGAGGAACTGCGGGGGATGGGGTACGAGATCGGCGAGAAGCAATCGAGCGCCCTCAACTGACGGAGCGCGAAACCGCCGGGGCACCCCGGCACGAGGAGTGAAACACTATGTTCGGATTCGGCATGCCTGAACTCATCATCGTCCTGGTCCTCGCCCTGGTCGTGGTCGGCCCGGCGAAGATCCCCCAGCTCGGCCAGTCCCTCGGCAGCGCCATCAGGGGCTTCAAAAAGGGGATGCACGAAGAGGACGTCAAGGTGATCAACAAGGTCAACGAGGCCTGATCGCCGGCGCCGGGCGCTGTCACCCCGCAGGGGGGGCGTCCGGGTGAAACCGTGAAAACGAAAAAAGGAGCCAGTCGGCTCCTTTTTTCGTTTCTGCAGAGAGGATTCATTCCGCATCCTGATTAGCGCTAATCTTCCGCTGGACCCTTCTCCCTGAGGGAGAAGGTGGCCGAAGGCCGGATGAGGGGGCGAATAGCCTAGATTCGTCAGCCGGCAGGGCCGACGGTGCTCCGGATCACCTCCAAGATCGCCTCGCGGGTGAACGGCTTGGAGAGGAAGTCGCAGGCGCCGCCGGTCCGGGCGGCAGCGGCGGCCTCGCCGTTGGCGTAGGCGGTCATCAGCACCACCGGCAGCGCCGGCCGCAGCTCCCGGACCCGCTTCAGGATGCTGATGCCGTCGGTG contains:
- the hybA gene encoding hydrogenase 2 operon protein HybA, whose product is MKSTTRRDFLKMMGLTGAACLASAAPLCASTGPAADSETAIAMLYDATKCVGCKACMAACKRVNMDQNNLSYERLPSDKDQLWDAPKDLSGSTRTVIKLYKESDTRFSYVKHSCMHCTKPGCVSACPVKAMTKDPVTGVVAYDKNRCIGCRYCQVACPYNIPRFQWDKAIPQIVKCDFCKETNLKSKGVPACGETCPAGAITFGKRKELLAEAHDRIKASPDRYLPKVYGEKEVGGANHLYLAAFPFKKLGLPELKEESPAALSEHIQHTIYKGFAAPVALYGALCVVAMKNKKAQEKLGHGEDD
- a CDS encoding response regulator, which codes for MGLLRRILIADDHAIFREGLKQVLAKTLNPATVDEADTAQDVLERIKAQDYDLLLLDISMPGRSGLEVLAEVKALKPTLPVLVLSMHPEEQYALRAFRLGAAGYVTKGSPSRELMKALDRLSLGKKYISPTVAECLVTSLESPSNKPLHTLLSNREFQVLCFIAAGKTVGKIADELCLSVKTISTHRSHILRKMNMRNNAELTRYALEHRLA
- a CDS encoding nickel-dependent hydrogenase large subunit; protein product: MSKRITIDPITRIEGHLRIDVEVNGGQVSKAWSSAQMWRGIETILKGRDPQDAWSYVQRFCGVCTTVHAISSIRAVEHALNVEVPLNAQYIRNIMIAQHSVQDHIVHFYHLSALDWVDIVSALKADPKKAAAIAQSLSDWPGNSEKEFKAVQDKLKAFVEGGQLGIFASGYWGHPAMKLPPEVNLIAVAHYLKALDYQRKAAQAVAVLGGKNPHIQNLVVGGVATAINMENLATLNMERIAYLRQLMTETRDFVQKVYYPDLIAIASFYKDWFKYGAGVTNYLAVPEFAEDTKNTKFALAGGMIYNGDLATFKPITTHQDQALIQGITEGVAHAWYEGAQSLHPWEGETKPEYTDFQENGKYSWCKSPRFNGKAMQVGPPAQVMAAYATGNPKVKKLVDDAAAKLGIGLKDIHSTMGRLFARGVRAHVMADLSLDYLDKLVANIGKGDTTYANPTEIPSGEYKGVGFHEAPRGTLSHWIVIEGKKIKNYQAVVPSTWNASPRDEHGQPGPYEACLVGNPVAQPEKPLEVLRTIHSFDPCIACAVHTVDPEGKEITKVKVL
- a CDS encoding tRNA-uridine aminocarboxypropyltransferase, whose translation is MGTRSKRTERCRRCRLHLPLCLCSSIPRHDLGTRLVLVMHHREWIKTTATGPLALTALPNSELRIHGHRERPLDFRDLDTPHRRTLLLYPGDDVPVLDGALLAADRRPVTLVVPDGTWRQASRMGRRLPGLEHAEMVRLPAGPPTRWGIRRECHPEGVATFEAIARALGIIESAAVQSDLEELFDLMVHRTLLARGQ
- a CDS encoding PAS domain-containing sensor histidine kinase codes for the protein MGNPPKGLKRLYGFPFRLVVVIALGISSAEALVMVILAHLPPLPLWLTTIIDSLFLLLLLIPVFIHLIFRPLVMQTTERNRTAEALKLERNKLRGILDAMEDGVYIVNQRYEIEYINSALEREFGPVAGRKCYEYFSGSTELCPWCRHHVFISGKPQKVEWQSLRSGRYFEISASPVAGENGTLAMLEVLHDVTERRRTEEKVRTLSRAVEQSPSCIVIADKAGTIEYVNPKFSELTGYSLEEAVGKNPNILKTGYTTAEEYRQLWGTILSGREWRGEFVNRKKNGEIYWESASIAPVVNAKGVITNFVAVKEDITERKRFEVELFTSREQLRNLSNHLQRVREEERAAITREIHDELGQTLATLQLSVALIERELRPNQTYLHRQTQEMSLLISDTVKTVQRLCAALRPLMLDELGLADALEWQAREVEKKSGIRCEMTVAPDISDPGQEMSIALFRIFQESLTNVLRHAGATMVKARLTRRRNRMVLAVRDNGKGIARNQLNSTISFGLIGMRERAAALGGKVRICGGPGRGTVVLARIPLKMGEVHNGTAQKNPHS
- the hybB gene encoding Ni/Fe-hydrogenase cytochrome b subunit — translated: MGSHHDEYQVQPGKIFTKPFFILLALVVFGFGLIAYRFFAGVGAVTGLSDGYPWGIWIAYDVATGTAFACGGYALALLIYIMNRWKYHPLIRSALLTSVFGYCLAGFSVMVDLGRYWNAYSFFLPTRWQPNSIMFEVALCVMTYSMVLIIEFLPAVLYTLEHSKWRWVRESAHWLYPRLLPDREALHSGLTVVSKVAGHMQVRLDKVLIFFIVLGITLPSMHQSSLGSMMIVAGEKLNPLWQTGFLPLLFLINCIFIGYATVMFESIVSSYGFKRAYEVHEIAGIAKIVPMVAGLWMAVRFGDLIWRHQIPAIFAFDKNSCFFLLEVLLIGGGAFMLLSKKNRLSPRMLFISGAILMLGGGLFRFNVYLIGFNPGAGWSYFPSFAEFMITVGIIALEILGYLVLVKIFPVMPNPKKHFAEAEEEEESLVGDTVPVKVYAGK
- a CDS encoding hydrogenase small subunit, encoding MGKEAFLRDGVSRRDFIKTCVAATAVMGLPYSMHTKVAEAAQRANKPPVIWLHFQECTGCSESLLRAGHPDVASLILDMISLDYHETLMIGSGHQAEQSLHDSMKANHGKYILVVEGAIPTKDKGIYCKVGGTTAIDSLTRAAEGAAAIITIGTCAAYGGIQSSPPNPTGAVGVRDIIKNKPIVNIPGCPPNPYNFLSTVLYFLTFNKLPELDSLGRPKFAYGRKIHEHCERRPHFDAGRFATAYGDKTHAEGYCLYKLGCKGPATFANCSVQRFNDAGVWPVSVGHPCIGCTEPEILFRKPIAEKLQIHLPTPPDTYAPADLGQKGPGVSPLATGVVGIAGGVALGAGAMLAKKLPSGEEGHEKHD